From Synechococcus sp. A10-1-5-1, a single genomic window includes:
- a CDS encoding nitrate reductase associated protein, whose amino-acid sequence MTSEAPSASHCFDFESDFIGNWRCIPLCVRRKLDLCGVKLKLNHWLALNQTQRQSLVDWEDTPEGLAQLRQHLLACTESMADGQAKTLPISTGETWQNPLEIPELLTAAAQNRGITLQPEQWSALSELERFALCKLARPGHDHHNLEAAFSEVLA is encoded by the coding sequence GTGACCTCTGAGGCCCCCTCGGCAAGCCATTGCTTTGACTTCGAGAGCGATTTCATCGGCAATTGGCGCTGCATTCCCCTCTGCGTGCGCCGCAAGCTGGATCTCTGTGGCGTCAAGCTCAAGCTCAACCACTGGCTGGCCCTGAACCAAACGCAACGGCAGAGCCTCGTCGACTGGGAGGACACGCCGGAGGGCCTCGCTCAACTGCGCCAACACCTGCTGGCGTGCACCGAGTCCATGGCCGACGGTCAGGCCAAAACGCTGCCGATCTCAACCGGGGAGACCTGGCAGAACCCCCTCGAGATCCCCGAGCTCCTCACCGCCGCCGCCCAGAACCGCGGCATCACCCTCCAGCCCGAGCAGTGGTCCGCCCTCAGCGAGCTCGAGCGCTTTGCCCTCTGCAAGCTGGCGCGGCCGGGGCATGACCACCACAACCTGGAGGCGGCCTTCAGCGAAGTGCTGGCGTAA
- a CDS encoding anthranilate phosphoribosyltransferase family protein: protein MTVAAPVTDSTPQGRATFKAYLQKVGSGEHTSRGLSREEAAHALELMLDGAASPAQIGAFLIAHRIRRPEPQELTGMLDVYRQRGPQLRTEKPAISFGMPFDGRTRTAPIYPLTALVLSSAGLPVVLQGAGRIPVKYGITAMELFAALGLQLAGRSVAWVQEKLQCCDLALVHQPDHLPDAESLIPYREDLGKRPPLASLELLWTAHQGEHLLVSGFVHPPTEARAWKALELAGETNVLTVKGLEGSTDLPISRACVTGRPGPEDEGRQILHPRDNGCYGADPLWEGLETWSSQAAAALGGQGELATALIWNAGTYVWQAGLESTHANGLERCRELLSSGAVMTHLQRLRQEMG, encoded by the coding sequence ATGACCGTCGCCGCACCCGTCACCGACAGCACGCCCCAAGGCCGAGCAACATTCAAGGCGTACCTGCAAAAGGTAGGCAGTGGCGAGCACACCAGCCGTGGCCTCAGCCGTGAAGAGGCCGCCCATGCCCTCGAGCTCATGCTCGACGGAGCGGCCAGTCCGGCCCAAATCGGTGCCTTCCTGATCGCCCACCGCATCCGCCGGCCCGAACCCCAGGAACTCACCGGGATGCTCGATGTTTACCGCCAGCGGGGCCCTCAACTCAGGACCGAGAAGCCGGCCATCAGCTTCGGCATGCCCTTCGACGGGCGGACCCGAACGGCCCCGATTTATCCGCTCACCGCTCTAGTGCTCTCCAGCGCCGGGCTACCCGTGGTCCTGCAAGGGGCCGGCCGGATTCCGGTGAAGTACGGAATCACGGCCATGGAGCTCTTCGCCGCCCTGGGGCTCCAACTGGCCGGCCGCAGTGTTGCCTGGGTGCAAGAGAAGCTCCAGTGCTGCGATCTGGCCCTGGTGCATCAACCCGATCACCTACCCGATGCCGAATCCCTGATTCCCTATCGAGAGGACCTTGGCAAGAGGCCACCCCTCGCGAGCCTGGAACTGCTCTGGACTGCGCACCAAGGCGAGCATCTCCTGGTCAGTGGCTTTGTGCACCCACCCACCGAAGCGCGGGCCTGGAAAGCACTCGAACTCGCCGGAGAAACCAACGTGCTCACCGTGAAAGGTCTCGAAGGAAGCACCGATCTGCCCATCAGCCGGGCTTGCGTCACCGGCCGACCAGGCCCCGAGGACGAGGGACGCCAGATCCTCCACCCCAGGGACAACGGTTGCTACGGGGCTGATCCCCTCTGGGAAGGACTGGAGACCTGGAGCAGCCAAGCCGCAGCCGCCCTTGGCGGGCAAGGGGAACTCGCGACTGCTCTGATCTGGAATGCCGGCACCTATGTATGGCAGGCGGGTCTTGAGAGCACCCATGCCAACGGACTGGAGCGTTGCCGGGAACTGCTCAGCTCAGGGGCCGTCATGACCCATCTCCAACGGCTCCGCCAGGAGATGGGTTGA
- the cynS gene encoding cyanase gives MAAPSPATITATLMAAKKAKGLSFADLESALGRDEVWIASLFYGQSTASPEEAQKLAELLSLDHAIAEALQAFPTKGGLDPVIPTDPLIYRFYEIMQVYGMPLKDVIQEKFGDGIMSAIDFTLDVDKVEDPAGDRVKVTMCGKFLPYKKW, from the coding sequence CTGGCTGCTCCTTCGCCAGCCACAATCACCGCCACCTTGATGGCAGCAAAGAAGGCCAAGGGCCTCAGCTTTGCCGACCTGGAATCCGCGCTGGGTCGTGACGAGGTTTGGATTGCTTCGTTGTTCTATGGCCAGTCCACCGCCTCGCCCGAAGAGGCTCAGAAGCTCGCTGAACTGTTGAGCCTTGATCACGCCATTGCCGAGGCCCTGCAAGCCTTCCCGACCAAGGGTGGCCTGGATCCTGTGATCCCCACCGACCCACTGATCTATCGCTTCTACGAGATCATGCAGGTCTATGGAATGCCCCTGAAGGACGTCATTCAAGAGAAGTTTGGCGACGGCATCATGAGTGCCATCGACTTCACTCTGGATGTCGACAAAGTTGAAGATCCCGCTGGTGATCGCGTCAAGGTCACCATGTGCGGCAAATTCCTTCCCTATAAAAAGTGGTGA
- a CDS encoding formate/nitrite transporter family protein: protein MDYVLPNELVDGMIAAGGKKATVSVKNLLIRGFYSGAILGLAVILALTVAAQSKMPFLGSLLFPFGFASIVLFGMELVTGNFALLPMSVWAGKASWGSTFRNWTWVWIGNFIGTLVVALIMWVSLTSAGTVEPLAAADGGKGWQVVAATIIKLNKLNVITKYEALGSTGFFLAFLRGLVANWLVCLGVTMALVSKSVPGKLLACWLPITAFQTMGMEHIVVNQFLHTAGPLLGSGVPFGKVIVWNFIPVTLGNIVGGMVFIGMLFYSTHRTKMANVLPNEHDDKLERELAAELGAR, encoded by the coding sequence ATGGACTACGTCTTACCCAACGAGCTCGTCGACGGCATGATTGCCGCCGGCGGCAAAAAGGCCACGGTCAGCGTCAAGAACCTGCTGATCCGCGGTTTCTATTCCGGCGCCATCCTTGGCCTCGCCGTCATTCTTGCTCTGACTGTGGCCGCCCAGAGCAAGATGCCCTTCCTGGGCTCGCTGCTCTTCCCCTTCGGTTTCGCCAGCATCGTGCTCTTCGGCATGGAGCTCGTCACTGGCAACTTCGCCCTGCTGCCCATGAGCGTTTGGGCGGGCAAGGCGAGCTGGGGCTCCACCTTCCGCAACTGGACCTGGGTCTGGATCGGCAACTTCATCGGCACCTTGGTGGTGGCGCTGATCATGTGGGTCAGCCTCACCAGCGCTGGCACCGTTGAACCTCTGGCCGCTGCCGATGGTGGCAAGGGCTGGCAGGTCGTGGCCGCCACTATCATCAAACTGAACAAGCTCAACGTCATCACCAAGTACGAAGCCCTCGGCAGCACTGGCTTCTTCCTGGCTTTCCTACGCGGATTGGTCGCTAACTGGCTCGTCTGCCTGGGCGTGACCATGGCCTTGGTGAGCAAGAGCGTCCCCGGCAAACTGCTCGCCTGCTGGCTGCCGATCACGGCCTTCCAAACGATGGGCATGGAGCACATCGTGGTGAACCAGTTCCTTCACACCGCCGGTCCCCTGCTGGGCTCTGGCGTCCCCTTCGGCAAGGTGATCGTCTGGAACTTCATCCCCGTCACCCTTGGCAACATCGTCGGCGGGATGGTGTTCATCGGAATGCTCTTCTACAGCACCCATCGCACCAAGATGGCCAACGTTCTGCCTAACGAGCACGACGACAAGCTCGAGCGCGAGCTGGCCGCTGAGCTGGGGGCTCGCTGA
- a CDS encoding ferredoxin--nitrite reductase gives MDDTWILNMTSQTNPNKRDLFSRFVNWISSSGDDKAPVNRPNGSQDIVSRLMNRISG, from the coding sequence TTGGATGACACCTGGATCCTCAACATGACATCACAAACAAACCCAAACAAACGCGATCTTTTTTCTCGCTTTGTCAATTGGATCAGCAGCAGTGGCGACGACAAAGCTCCGGTCAATCGGCCCAACGGCAGTCAAGACATCGTTTCTCGCTTGATGAACCGCATCAGCGGTTAA